A window of the Deltaproteobacteria bacterium genome harbors these coding sequences:
- a CDS encoding beta-N-acetylglucosaminidase domain-containing protein codes for MAGLDAGIELMWTGTDVFSRELEAADMVDVTARTGRKPVIWDNEYATDGGDAFVGKIYLAPFLGRSEDLPGAITGIVQNMSIPGATNRLTLGAVGAYLRDPTGYDPEAAQEDAMRLEAIDPWDRALAWEMARTFYGNGTIGIPAVAFPKNGAMESAIGAMRLAVHEGTRDELTAAAWDLLREAARMATTQTRLHHGGLDPSLVDDLWVPADRLSFEGLSLLTMLDWLGARMAGDSGEDLRERIIALNFAALGVRMQLSLFWVEGFWDFLLTAPSAITGFDAPDIADSTAMPRPGEPWRYRANERGSVAWEVFGLDGAYIEDGTLVWTPPHAGTWNAVAIAASADGWAWKSLTIVVNEPRNDEWSPPADDDADDDDETPDESDAKDDEDDACGC; via the coding sequence ATGGCCGGCCTCGACGCGGGCATCGAACTCATGTGGACCGGCACGGACGTTTTCAGCCGCGAGCTCGAAGCCGCGGACATGGTTGATGTGACCGCGCGGACGGGGCGAAAGCCCGTCATCTGGGACAACGAATACGCGACGGACGGCGGCGATGCGTTCGTCGGAAAAATCTATCTCGCGCCGTTTTTGGGGCGAAGCGAGGATTTGCCCGGCGCGATAACCGGCATCGTGCAGAACATGTCGATCCCCGGTGCAACGAATCGGCTGACACTCGGCGCGGTCGGCGCGTATTTACGCGACCCGACGGGCTACGATCCCGAGGCGGCGCAGGAAGACGCGATGCGTCTGGAGGCGATCGACCCGTGGGACCGCGCGCTCGCATGGGAGATGGCCCGCACATTTTACGGCAACGGCACGATCGGCATTCCCGCCGTGGCGTTTCCCAAGAACGGTGCGATGGAGTCGGCCATCGGGGCGATGCGTTTGGCGGTGCACGAGGGCACGAGGGACGAACTCACCGCAGCCGCGTGGGATCTGCTGCGTGAAGCGGCGCGCATGGCGACGACGCAGACCCGCCTGCACCACGGCGGCCTCGACCCCTCGCTCGTCGACGACCTATGGGTGCCCGCCGACCGCCTCTCGTTCGAGGGGCTTTCGCTGCTCACGATGCTCGATTGGCTCGGCGCGCGGATGGCCGGCGATTCGGGCGAAGACCTGCGCGAGCGGATCATCGCCCTCAATTTCGCCGCGCTCGGCGTGCGCATGCAGCTCAGCCTGTTTTGGGTCGAGGGCTTCTGGGATTTCCTGCTGACCGCGCCGTCGGCCATCACGGGATTCGATGCGCCCGACATCGCGGACTCCACGGCGATGCCCCGGCCGGGCGAACCGTGGCGCTATCGCGCGAACGAACGCGGCTCGGTCGCCTGGGAGGTCTTCGGTCTCGACGGCGCGTACATCGAGGACGGCACGCTCGTCTGGACGCCGCCGCACGCGGGAACGTGGAATGCGGTCGCGATCGCGGCGTCGGCCGACGGCTGGGCGTGGAAGTCGCTCACGATCGTCGTGAACGAGCCGCGAAACGACGAATGGTCGCCCCCCGCGGACGACGACGCCGACGATGATGACGAAACCCCCGATGAATCGGACGCCAAAGACGACGAAGACGACGCGTGCGGGTGTTAG
- a CDS encoding B12-binding domain-containing radical SAM protein: MALDWLLVRPANSEGGWWTRMSTQPLGLLYLAAVLKRAGHRVRVVDGVLDRNWKNSACDALRAARPDAIGVSLLSSHLDAVADFTGRIRRDGYDGLIVGGGPGATYADDATLNRLDFDIVTQGEAEDTIGDLARAMDDRSGVDDVPGIRFRCDGGYVSAPARPLRMDLDELPMPDQEVSPLPRYFGRPSMDLMFRDPRWASIMTSRSCFFGCTFCAQPLGKKLRERSAENVMAELDDYVGRWGVREVQIVDDRFNSNPDHVRRVCDALMEKPYRLHLVFPNGLRLDMLDDDLIDRLVRAGMDRILAPIESGSPERQKSIKKHLDLRKATAAIREMRRRGVLIRATVMLGFPDETKEEMERSIRVALDSGAHQLSIHRVIPLHGSKLRREAVRRGLGDVDSEHDYISGKFNLSAVPEKTIRRLIRWAVIRSLSPQRLLTTLRIVPRNGYTMYARVLASKLAGI; the protein is encoded by the coding sequence ATGGCTCTTGATTGGCTCCTCGTGCGCCCCGCGAACAGCGAGGGCGGCTGGTGGACGCGCATGAGCACGCAGCCCCTCGGGCTGCTGTACCTCGCGGCGGTGCTCAAACGCGCCGGGCACCGCGTGCGCGTGGTCGACGGCGTGCTCGACCGAAACTGGAAGAATTCGGCGTGCGACGCGCTCCGGGCCGCGAGACCGGACGCGATCGGCGTCTCGCTGCTCAGCTCGCATCTCGACGCGGTCGCGGACTTTACGGGAAGGATTCGCCGCGACGGTTACGACGGGCTGATCGTCGGTGGCGGTCCGGGCGCGACTTACGCGGACGACGCGACGCTGAACCGACTGGATTTCGACATCGTCACGCAGGGTGAAGCCGAGGACACGATCGGCGATCTTGCTCGGGCGATGGACGATCGGAGTGGAGTCGACGATGTGCCGGGCATCCGGTTTCGCTGCGACGGCGGGTATGTCTCCGCCCCCGCGCGCCCGCTCCGCATGGACCTTGACGAACTGCCGATGCCCGATCAGGAGGTCTCGCCGCTTCCCCGCTACTTCGGCCGCCCGTCGATGGACCTGATGTTCCGCGATCCCCGATGGGCTAGCATCATGACGTCGCGCTCGTGCTTCTTCGGCTGCACCTTCTGCGCGCAGCCCTTGGGCAAGAAACTCCGCGAACGCAGCGCCGAAAACGTCATGGCCGAACTCGACGACTACGTCGGTCGGTGGGGCGTCCGCGAGGTGCAGATCGTGGACGACCGGTTCAACTCGAATCCCGATCACGTGCGCCGCGTCTGCGACGCGCTGATGGAAAAGCCTTATCGCCTGCACCTCGTGTTTCCCAACGGACTGCGTCTCGACATGCTCGACGACGACCTGATCGACCGTCTCGTGCGCGCGGGCATGGACCGCATCCTCGCGCCAATCGAGTCGGGGAGCCCGGAGCGGCAAAAAAGCATCAAGAAGCACCTCGACCTGCGCAAGGCGACGGCGGCGATCCGCGAGATGCGCCGCCGCGGCGTGCTGATCCGGGCGACGGTAATGCTGGGATTTCCCGACGAGACAAAGGAGGAGATGGAGCGGTCGATCCGCGTCGCGCTCGATTCGGGGGCTCATCAGCTTTCGATTCATCGCGTGATTCCGCTGCATGGGTCGAAGCTGCGACGCGAGGCCGTCCGGCGCGGCCTTGGCGACGTCGATTCCGAACACGACTACATCTCGGGAAAGTTCAACCTCAGCGCCGTTCCCGAGAAAACGATTCGTCGTCTGATCCGATGGGCCGTGATCCGCAGCCTCTCGCCGCAACGATTGCTGACGACCCTGCGCATCGTGCCGAGAAACGGCTACACGATGTATGCCCGCGTGCTGGCGTCGAAACTCGCCGGTATCTGA